From Leishmania mexicana MHOM/GT/2001/U1103 complete genome, chromosome 21, a single genomic window includes:
- a CDS encoding putative DnaJ protein, with translation MVRETELYEVLNVSVEADEHEIKRSYRRLALKYHPDKNTGDEAAADMFKKVSNAYEVLSDPEKRQVYDKYGKEGLERGMGEGGGFHDATDIFSMFFGGGARERGEPKPKDIVHELEVKLDDLYNGATKKVMISRNRFCGTCEGSGLKPGGKRTTCAQCRGRGVLLRTQQVFPGFHHQVQMHCPACGGEGEIVAASDLCTGCRGKRAVREKSVLEVHIDRGASKSDHFTFTGEGNQEPGIRLSGDVLVFLRVRPHPVFHRINDHLMMRSSITLQEALCGFEVPIEHLDGRQLVIKTSPGQVVHSESAWSVYNEGMPVKGTGGLQKGRLFIYFDVEWPETLPKEQIGKIVTALNVPEKPGKLGGHVVELTEYKAAGKFKGGKNGKRGGATGSRSAGAGRGRGAARGSQVYAEEDEFEDVTDDDDNEQQQQQYFRAGPQGFNGNTQTVECAQQ, from the coding sequence ATGGTGCGCGAAACGGAGCTGTACGAGGTGCTGAACGTGTCGGTTGAGGCCGACGAGCACGAGATAAAGCGGTCCTATCGCCGGCTGGCCCTTAAGTACCATCCCGACAAGAACACCGGCGATGAGGCCGCGGCGGACATGTTCAAGAAGGTGAGCAACGCCTACGAGGTGCTCAGCGACCCCGAGAAGCGGCAGGTGTACGACAAGTACGGCAAGGAAGGACTAGAAAGGGGGATgggcgagggtggcggcTTCCATGATGCGACGGACATCTTCTCCATGTTCttcggcggaggcgcgcggGAGCGCGGGGAGCCAAAGCCGAAGGACATCGTCCACGAGCTCGAGGTGAAACTGGATGACCTGTACAACGGCGCCACGAAGAAAGTGATGATCTCGCGTAACCGCTTCTGCGGTACCTGCGAGGGCAGCGGACTGAAGCCCGGCGGCAAGCGCACCACCTGCGCCCAGTGCCGCGGtcgcggtgtgctgctgcgcacccaGCAGGTCTTCCCCGGGTTCCATCATCAGGTGCAGATGCACTGCCCTGCCTGTGGTGGCGAGGGCGAAATCGTCGCGGCCTCTGACCTCTGCaccggctgccgcggcaagCGCGCAGTACGCGAGAAGAGTGTGCTGGAGGTGCACATTGACCGTGGCGCCTCCAAGTCGGACCATTTTACCTTCACCGGCGAGGGCAATCAGGAGCCCGGGATCCGCCTGTCTGGCGACGTGCTTGTCTTCTTGAGGGTGCGCCCGCATCCCGTCTTCCACCGCATAAACGACCATCTCATGATGCGCTCCTCCATTACCCTGCAGGAGGCACTATGCGGGTTCGAGGTGCCTATCGAGCATCTCGACGGTCGCCAGCTTGTCATCAAGACGTCGCCCGGGCAGGTGGTGCACAGCGAGAGTGCCTGGAGCGTGTACAATGAAGGCATGCCGGTAAAGGGCACTGGTGGTCTGCAGAAGGGCAGACTGTTCATCTACTTCGATGTCGAGTGGCCAGAGACGCTGCCGAAGGAACAGATCGGCAAGATCGTGACTGCCTTGAACGTGCCGGAGAAGCCCGGCAAGCTGGGCGGGCATGTGGTGGAACTGACTGAGTACAAGGCCGCCGGCAAGTTCAAGGGCGGCAAGAATGGGAAGCGCGGTGGTGCAACGGGGTCGCGGTCTGCCGGCGCCGGCCGTGGGCGTGGGGCGGCACGGGGCAGCCAGGTGtacgccgaggaggacgaatTCGAGGATGTCACGGACGACGATGAcaacgagcagcagcagcagcagtactTTCGCGCAGGCCCTCAAGGCTTCAACGGCAACACGCAGACCGTAGAGTGCGCACAGCAGTAG